One Pullulanibacillus sp. KACC 23026 DNA segment encodes these proteins:
- the dnaX gene encoding DNA polymerase III subunit gamma/tau, translated as MVYQALYRVWRPQRFEDMAGQEHITQTLQNALAKEQFSHAYLFNGPRGTGKTSAAKIVAKAINCEHAPTSEPCNECPSCIAISEGRLPDVIEIDAASNNGVDEIREIRENVKYAPSSARYKVYIIDEVHMLSQGAFNALLKTLEEPPEHVIFILATTEPHKIPLTIISRCQRFDFKRIPLKSIVDRMVYIANEQGINASVESLTLIAKASDGGMRDALSILDQVVAFAAGEVTVNDVLEVTGLVSQNLISKVVHEVTEQNASEAVRAVNDLIDRGKDPEKFTEDLMHYYRDILLYKTSKELGNQLEWVQVDERFTETADTLEIEAIYSAIQSLNEAQQAMRWSSQPRILLEVTMVKLCHGNQLVERKPAIPAANEQEISGLLNRIESLETKLASLERTQSATSNSSTSTEQKRSRPAQKRATGGKGLSLPLNEMRHVLKQASKQELNSLRGSWADIMEKVRSTHVAAHAWLLESKPVASSESAFLLSFKYDFHCQMVLENKNNVLNMVEQIQKEVTGRSKHLYPIPHSEWEALRRDFIQHMDGGGSSDDDHPAAEEKDPLITEAEKLVGPDLLEIRD; from the coding sequence ATGGTCTATCAAGCCCTATATAGAGTGTGGCGTCCGCAGCGGTTTGAAGATATGGCCGGTCAAGAGCATATCACTCAAACCTTGCAAAACGCATTGGCCAAAGAACAATTTTCACATGCTTACTTATTTAATGGTCCTCGTGGGACTGGGAAGACAAGTGCGGCCAAAATTGTTGCCAAGGCGATTAACTGTGAACATGCCCCAACCTCAGAGCCTTGTAATGAATGCCCATCTTGCATCGCGATTTCAGAAGGTCGGCTTCCGGATGTTATCGAAATTGATGCGGCCTCTAACAATGGTGTCGATGAAATTCGAGAAATTCGAGAAAATGTAAAATATGCGCCAAGCTCAGCACGCTATAAAGTTTATATAATCGATGAAGTCCATATGCTATCACAAGGGGCCTTTAATGCTTTACTTAAAACATTAGAAGAACCGCCTGAACATGTCATTTTTATTTTGGCAACAACAGAACCTCACAAAATCCCCTTGACGATCATTTCAAGATGTCAGAGGTTTGATTTTAAACGAATTCCTTTAAAATCAATTGTGGACCGAATGGTGTATATTGCAAATGAGCAGGGAATCAATGCTTCTGTTGAATCACTGACTCTTATTGCCAAAGCCAGTGATGGTGGAATGCGTGATGCACTTAGCATTTTGGACCAAGTGGTGGCTTTTGCAGCAGGTGAGGTTACAGTAAATGATGTCCTAGAGGTTACGGGCTTAGTCTCGCAGAACCTAATCTCTAAAGTGGTCCATGAAGTAACCGAACAAAACGCTTCTGAAGCAGTCAGAGCGGTAAATGATTTGATAGATCGAGGCAAAGACCCCGAAAAGTTCACCGAGGATCTCATGCATTATTATCGAGATATCTTATTGTATAAGACTTCAAAAGAACTAGGAAATCAGCTTGAATGGGTCCAGGTAGACGAAAGATTCACTGAAACAGCTGATACCCTTGAAATTGAGGCCATTTATTCAGCCATACAAAGCTTAAATGAAGCCCAGCAAGCGATGCGCTGGTCTAGTCAACCAAGGATTTTACTAGAAGTAACGATGGTAAAGCTGTGCCATGGGAATCAATTAGTCGAACGTAAGCCAGCGATTCCTGCCGCCAATGAGCAAGAGATTAGTGGCCTTTTAAATCGAATTGAGAGTCTTGAAACAAAGCTTGCCTCTCTAGAAAGAACTCAGTCCGCTACGTCCAACAGCAGCACATCGACTGAACAAAAGCGATCAAGGCCAGCCCAAAAGAGAGCGACTGGAGGAAAAGGATTATCCTTGCCGCTTAATGAAATGCGTCATGTCTTAAAACAAGCCTCCAAACAAGAACTTAATTCCTTGCGCGGCTCATGGGCTGATATTATGGAAAAGGTGAGGAGTACTCACGTTGCAGCACATGCTTGGCTTCTTGAAAGTAAGCCGGTAGCAAGCTCTGAGTCGGCCTTCCTGCTTTCATTCAAATACGATTTTCATTGCCAAATGGTATTAGAAAATAAAAACAATGTTTTAAATATGGTCGAGCAAATTCAAAAAGAGGTCACAGGAAGGTCTAAACACCTTTATCCGATTCCGCATTCCGAGTGGGAAGCGTTAAGAAGAGATTTTATTCAGCACATGGATGGTGGAGGAAGTTCGGATGATGACCACCCCGCAGCAGAAGAAAAAGACCCGCTAATCACAGAGGCCGAAAAATTAGTTGGCCCTGATCTATTAGAAATTAGAGATTAA
- the tadA gene encoding tRNA adenosine(34) deaminase TadA, with translation MNSCQHEKWMTLALEEAEKAKALGEVPIGAVIVKDGKYVASAYNLRETNQDPLAHAECLAIKKASERLGSWRLTDCNLYVTLEPCPMCAGAILQARLSKVIYGAQDPKAGCAGTLMNLLQDGRFNHETEVIRGVKEEACGAILSDFFKMIRENRKKAKQAHLNQKE, from the coding sequence ATGAATAGTTGTCAACATGAAAAGTGGATGACTCTAGCCCTTGAGGAAGCGGAAAAAGCAAAAGCGTTAGGGGAAGTGCCAATCGGGGCTGTTATTGTAAAAGATGGAAAGTATGTGGCTTCAGCTTATAATCTAAGAGAGACCAATCAGGATCCACTGGCACATGCTGAGTGTTTGGCAATCAAAAAGGCAAGTGAACGATTGGGGTCCTGGCGACTAACCGATTGTAATCTATACGTTACCCTCGAGCCTTGTCCAATGTGCGCAGGGGCGATTCTGCAAGCTCGTCTTTCAAAGGTCATTTACGGGGCACAGGACCCAAAAGCGGGCTGTGCCGGAACGCTTATGAACCTTTTACAGGACGGACGTTTTAATCATGAAACAGAAGTCATTCGAGGGGTTAAAGAAGAGGCATGCGGGGCTATTTTAAGTGATTTTTTTAAAATGATTAGAGAAAACCGAAAAAAAGCAAAACAAGCTCATTTAAATCAAAAAGAATAA
- a CDS encoding amino acid permease, which produces MSSKGKLSVWVLTALVVGNMVGSGIFMLPRDLASVASPGGVLLAWVFTGVGVLFLAFVFGNLALRRPNMTGGPQVFAAGLFKKGSRASHLSGYFVSWGYWVANFAGNVAMITTFAGYLSTFFPILVSEAPITILGIHTQVGHILTFIVCSILLWGVHFLILNGIEGAGKVNLIATATKVIGFFLFIIATLFAFQMSHLIPFVAPVDNGSGPAISLFGQLKHAALATLWAFVGVESAVVFSSRAKSGKDVKRATIFGLLIATAIYIAISLLVMGSLKQSVLVNSKKPLVDALSSAIGSGGGYLLAGLAVISLFGSAIGWILLSAEVPYQSAKQGIFLKVFAQESKKGAPTKSLLITNLATQVLIFSTVLNSIDQAFSFVCTIATLSYLLPYLVSALFQIRVVFEDRLDNKGINWRELIIGILAAIYSIYVVIAGTSDIKTFLWGIFFVGIGIVLYPFMFLNKSKASNKKKAA; this is translated from the coding sequence ATGTCATCAAAGGGCAAATTAAGTGTCTGGGTTTTAACCGCACTTGTTGTTGGTAATATGGTAGGTTCGGGTATTTTCATGTTGCCTAGGGACCTTGCTTCTGTCGCAAGTCCAGGAGGCGTTTTGCTCGCATGGGTTTTCACGGGGGTTGGGGTATTATTTCTTGCCTTCGTTTTTGGTAATTTAGCACTCAGGCGTCCAAATATGACCGGAGGCCCGCAAGTCTTTGCAGCGGGGCTCTTTAAAAAGGGATCGCGTGCTTCCCATTTGTCTGGATATTTCGTTTCATGGGGGTATTGGGTTGCCAATTTTGCTGGAAATGTCGCCATGATTACAACTTTTGCTGGTTATCTTTCTACATTCTTTCCAATCCTAGTTAGTGAGGCCCCGATAACAATTTTAGGCATTCATACTCAAGTCGGGCATATTCTTACCTTTATTGTTTGTTCCATTCTTCTATGGGGGGTCCACTTCCTTATTCTGAATGGGATTGAAGGAGCAGGAAAGGTTAATTTAATTGCGACTGCTACAAAAGTCATTGGCTTTTTCTTATTTATCATTGCGACTTTGTTCGCTTTTCAAATGAGTCATCTTATTCCGTTTGTTGCACCAGTTGACAATGGAAGCGGACCTGCTATTAGCCTGTTTGGACAACTTAAACATGCGGCTTTGGCAACCTTGTGGGCTTTTGTCGGTGTGGAATCAGCAGTTGTCTTTTCTTCCCGTGCCAAAAGCGGTAAAGATGTAAAAAGAGCAACCATCTTTGGTCTATTAATTGCGACGGCGATCTATATAGCCATTTCTTTGTTGGTGATGGGTTCGCTTAAGCAATCTGTCTTGGTTAATTCTAAGAAGCCCCTTGTTGACGCCCTATCCTCTGCTATTGGCAGCGGTGGCGGATACTTGCTTGCAGGACTTGCGGTTATCAGCCTATTTGGATCGGCTATTGGCTGGATTTTATTAAGCGCAGAGGTTCCCTATCAATCGGCTAAACAAGGTATTTTCTTGAAAGTTTTTGCTCAGGAAAGTAAAAAGGGAGCACCGACGAAATCGCTCCTTATAACCAATCTTGCAACACAGGTCCTTATATTTTCGACTGTTCTAAATTCAATTGATCAGGCTTTTTCCTTTGTCTGTACAATAGCGACACTATCGTATCTCTTGCCTTATCTTGTTTCAGCCCTCTTCCAAATACGAGTGGTATTTGAAGATCGCTTGGATAATAAAGGAATAAACTGGAGAGAATTAATCATCGGCATATTAGCTGCTATTTATTCGATATACGTGGTCATTGCAGGGACTTCCGATATTAAAACCTTTTTATGGGGAATTTTCTTCGTTGGGATCGGGATCGTTTTATATCCGTTCATGTTCTTGAATAAGAGTAAGGCCTCGAACAAGAAAAAGGCAGCATAA
- the uraA gene encoding uracil permease: MSQRVIQVDERPPFSQSLPLSLQHLFAMFGSTVLVPLLFGVDPATILLLNGFGTLLYLLITKGKIPAYLGSSFAFIAPVSAVIKSGGYADALGGFIVCGIIFIVISIIIRFAGTNWIDVVFPPASMGAIVAVIGLQLVPSAAQNAGLIAPANAGAHWSPDATSVTVSLLTLIITVVGWVMFRGFMKIIPILFGIVAGYVIAAIAGIVDFSHVESAAWFSVPTFYAPHFSWKSIAIIAPAALVVIAEHIGHLLVTSKIVGRDLQKDPGLSRSVFGNGLSTIISGLVGSTPNTTYGENIGVLAITRVYSTWVIGGAAIIAMILSFVGKLSALIQAIPSPVIGGISLLLYGVIAASGIRILVESKVDYSRSQNMILTCVVLVVGLSGAAINIGQVALSGMGLATVVGIVLSLFFKLLNITKIANDLDESK; the protein is encoded by the coding sequence ATGTCACAGCGCGTGATTCAGGTCGATGAACGGCCACCATTTTCTCAGAGTTTGCCATTAAGTTTACAGCACTTATTTGCTATGTTTGGGTCTACTGTTCTTGTACCACTTTTATTTGGGGTTGACCCGGCAACCATTCTTTTGCTAAACGGGTTTGGAACGCTGTTATACCTGTTAATCACAAAAGGGAAGATTCCAGCTTACTTAGGATCAAGCTTTGCTTTTATTGCCCCCGTTTCGGCTGTTATCAAGAGCGGCGGTTACGCGGATGCTCTTGGCGGTTTTATCGTATGTGGGATTATCTTTATCGTTATCTCAATTATTATTCGGTTTGCAGGAACAAACTGGATTGATGTGGTATTTCCTCCTGCCTCAATGGGTGCTATTGTTGCCGTTATTGGTTTACAGCTTGTGCCGAGTGCAGCCCAAAATGCTGGTTTAATTGCCCCTGCCAATGCCGGTGCTCATTGGAGTCCTGATGCAACGTCTGTAACCGTTTCTTTATTAACACTTATTATTACGGTTGTCGGCTGGGTCATGTTTAGAGGCTTTATGAAAATTATCCCGATTCTTTTTGGGATTGTTGCAGGGTATGTGATTGCTGCGATTGCTGGGATTGTGGACTTCTCTCATGTAGAGTCAGCGGCTTGGTTTTCGGTTCCAACGTTTTATGCCCCTCATTTTAGTTGGAAGAGCATTGCCATAATTGCTCCAGCTGCTCTTGTTGTTATTGCCGAGCATATTGGCCACTTGCTCGTGACAAGTAAAATCGTCGGACGTGATTTGCAGAAGGATCCAGGTCTTAGCCGCTCTGTATTTGGAAATGGTTTATCCACGATTATTTCTGGTCTAGTTGGTTCAACGCCGAATACCACATATGGGGAAAACATTGGCGTGTTGGCTATAACTCGAGTCTATTCAACATGGGTAATTGGCGGGGCTGCTATTATTGCGATGATTCTCTCCTTTGTTGGCAAGTTGTCTGCTTTGATTCAAGCAATTCCATCGCCAGTAATTGGCGGAATATCTCTATTGCTTTATGGGGTCATTGCCGCTTCAGGGATTCGAATTCTCGTGGAATCTAAGGTAGATTATTCCAGATCACAGAACATGATCTTAACCTGTGTTGTCTTAGTTGTGGGACTAAGCGGGGCTGCCATTAACATTGGACAAGTGGCTTTATCCGGTATGGGACTCGCAACAGTAGTGGGAATAGTACTTAGCCTCTTCTTCAAACTCCTTAATATTACGAAGATCGCAAACGATCTAGACGAATCGAAATAA